One window of the Anomaloglossus baeobatrachus isolate aAnoBae1 chromosome 12, aAnoBae1.hap1, whole genome shotgun sequence genome contains the following:
- the TAGLN2 gene encoding transgelin-2 — translation MANKGPSYGLSREVQMKIDQKYDPELENILVQWITTQCPAECGRPEEEGKSGFQKWLKDGVVLSELINSLAPGSVSKIQKSTMAFKQMEQVSQFLKACERYGIAAADLFQTVDLWECKDMASVQRTLMNLGGVAVTKCDGQFRGNPDWFPKKSMENKREFSKDKLKEGQSVIGLQMGTNKGASQSGMTGYGMPRQIL, via the exons ATGGCAAACAAAGGACCTTCATACGGATTGAGCAGGGAAGTGCAGATGAAGATTGATCAGAAGTACGACCCAGAGTTGGAGAACATCTTGGTCCAATGGATAACCACCCAGTGCCCTGCTGAATGTGGGCGTCCAGAAGAAGAGGGAAAATCTGGATTTCAGAAGTGGCTGAAGGATGGCGTT GTACTTTCCGAGCTGATTAATTCCCTTGCCCCGGGTTCCGTGAGCAAAATCCAAAAATCCACAATGGCCTTCAAACAGATGGAGCAAGTGTCTCAGTTCCTGAAGGCCTGTGAGCGATATGGCATTGCAGCTGCTGACTTGTTCCAGACAGTTGACTTATGGgaat GCAAGGACATGGCCAGTGTGCAGAGGACCCTGATGAACTTGGGTGGTGTGGCGGTAACAAAGTGTGACGGCCAGTTCCGTGGAAATCCTGACTGGTTCCCTAA GAAATCCATGGAAAACAAACGTGAATTTTCAAAAGATAAATTAAAAGAAGGGCAGAGCGTCATTggtctacagatgggcaccaacaAAGGAGCTTCCCAGTCTGGAATGACTGGCTATGGCATGCCAAGGCAAATCCTCTGA